A window of the Hevea brasiliensis isolate MT/VB/25A 57/8 chromosome 6, ASM3005281v1, whole genome shotgun sequence genome harbors these coding sequences:
- the LOC110659174 gene encoding O-fucosyltransferase 13 isoform X2, whose product MRRDFCDGVGIARLLNATLVLPKFEAAAYWNESSGFADVFDVDYFIQHINGFVKVVKELPPDIASKEPFQVDCSKRKGQFDYIESVLPSLLEHRYISITPAMSQRRDRYPKYAKAALCQACYSALHLTRSLEKKASELLEAIPKPFLSLHLRFEPDMVAYSQCEYSGLSSTSMEAIEAARGDRKPWTGELARIWRKRGKCPLTPSETALILQALSVPTNTNIYLAAGDGLMEIEGLTSVYTNVYVKSALLSGEDFTSMHGNTKAALDYYVSINSDSYMATYFGNMDKMVAAMRAYKGLYKTLFLSRRAFAELTFQGLKGKELMQALWTAHKGDFIMGRGSALPDCFCEFKL is encoded by the exons ATGAGACGAGAT TTCTGTGATGGTGTTGGCATTGCCCGTTTGTTAAATGCAACACTGGTGTTGCCAAAGTTTGAAGCTGCTGCATATTGGAATGAATCAAG TGGCTTTGCAGATGTATTTGATGTTGATTACTTCATTCAACATATAAATGGCTTTGTTAAAGTCGTTAAAGAATTGCCTCCAGATATAGCATCAAAAGAACCTTTTCAGGTAGACTGTAGCAAACGGAAAGGCCAATTTGATTATATCGAGAGTGTTCTTCCGTCCCTGTTGGAACACCGTTATATTTCAATTACACCGGCAATGAGCCAACGAAGGGACAG gtATCCAAAATATGCAAAAGCTGCACTTTGTCAAGCTTGTTACAGTGCATTACACCTTACAAGATCCTTGGAAAAGAAAGCTTCAGAACTTCTGGAAGCTATACCAAAACCCTTCCTCTCACTTCACCTTCGATTTGAACCTGATATGGTAGCATACAGCCAATGTGAATACTCAGGCCTTTCTTCTACCTCCATGGAAGCCATTGAAGCTGCAAGGGGAGATAGAAAACCATGGACTGGAGAGTTGGCCCGTATTTGGAGAAAACGGGGAAAGTGTCCCTTAACGCCTAGTGAGACGGCCCTCATACTTCAGGCACTTTCTGTTCCTACAAACACAAATATATATCTTGCAGCTGGGGATGGCCTAATGGAAATTGAAGGGTTAACATCTGTATACACCAATGTTTATGTAAAGTCTGCTCTTCTTAGTGGTGAGGATTTCACAAGCATGCATGGGAATACAAAAGCTGCATTGGATTATTATGTATCTATCAATAGCGACTCATACATGGCTACTTATTTTGGTAACATGGATAAGATGGTTGCTGCTATGCGAGCTTATAAGGGCCTGTATAAAACCCTATTCTTAAGTCGAAGAGCTTTTGCAGAGCTCACTTTTCAAGGCTTGAAAGGGAAGGAGTTGATGCAAGCCTTGTGGACAGCTCACAAAGGAGATTTTATCATGGGAAGAGGGTCTGCTTTGCCCGACTGCTTTTGTGAATTTAAATTGTAA
- the LOC110659174 gene encoding O-fucosyltransferase 13 isoform X1: protein MIAVSVKPLFIAIFTLSLFLAGILLSPSTLFSSSLVSPSYSSAGKLDIWSVRRVVEWRPCGWWLQGHLTALPAENNGYIRVDCYGGLNQMRRDFCDGVGIARLLNATLVLPKFEAAAYWNESSGFADVFDVDYFIQHINGFVKVVKELPPDIASKEPFQVDCSKRKGQFDYIESVLPSLLEHRYISITPAMSQRRDRYPKYAKAALCQACYSALHLTRSLEKKASELLEAIPKPFLSLHLRFEPDMVAYSQCEYSGLSSTSMEAIEAARGDRKPWTGELARIWRKRGKCPLTPSETALILQALSVPTNTNIYLAAGDGLMEIEGLTSVYTNVYVKSALLSGEDFTSMHGNTKAALDYYVSINSDSYMATYFGNMDKMVAAMRAYKGLYKTLFLSRRAFAELTFQGLKGKELMQALWTAHKGDFIMGRGSALPDCFCEFKL from the exons ATGATTGCGGTCTCTGTAAAGCCATTGTTCATCGCCAtcttcactctctctctcttcctcgccggCATTTTGCTCTCTCCTTCGACGCTATTTTCTTCGAGCCTAGTTTCCCCTTCATATTCATCCGC AGGGAAATTGGATATATGGAGTGTTAGAAGGGTTGTGGAATGGAGGCCTTGCGGGTGGTGGCTTCAAGGACACCTTACTG CTCTACCAGCAGAGAATAATGGATATATCCGTGTGGATTGCTATGGTGGCCTCAATCAGATGAGACGAGAT TTCTGTGATGGTGTTGGCATTGCCCGTTTGTTAAATGCAACACTGGTGTTGCCAAAGTTTGAAGCTGCTGCATATTGGAATGAATCAAG TGGCTTTGCAGATGTATTTGATGTTGATTACTTCATTCAACATATAAATGGCTTTGTTAAAGTCGTTAAAGAATTGCCTCCAGATATAGCATCAAAAGAACCTTTTCAGGTAGACTGTAGCAAACGGAAAGGCCAATTTGATTATATCGAGAGTGTTCTTCCGTCCCTGTTGGAACACCGTTATATTTCAATTACACCGGCAATGAGCCAACGAAGGGACAG gtATCCAAAATATGCAAAAGCTGCACTTTGTCAAGCTTGTTACAGTGCATTACACCTTACAAGATCCTTGGAAAAGAAAGCTTCAGAACTTCTGGAAGCTATACCAAAACCCTTCCTCTCACTTCACCTTCGATTTGAACCTGATATGGTAGCATACAGCCAATGTGAATACTCAGGCCTTTCTTCTACCTCCATGGAAGCCATTGAAGCTGCAAGGGGAGATAGAAAACCATGGACTGGAGAGTTGGCCCGTATTTGGAGAAAACGGGGAAAGTGTCCCTTAACGCCTAGTGAGACGGCCCTCATACTTCAGGCACTTTCTGTTCCTACAAACACAAATATATATCTTGCAGCTGGGGATGGCCTAATGGAAATTGAAGGGTTAACATCTGTATACACCAATGTTTATGTAAAGTCTGCTCTTCTTAGTGGTGAGGATTTCACAAGCATGCATGGGAATACAAAAGCTGCATTGGATTATTATGTATCTATCAATAGCGACTCATACATGGCTACTTATTTTGGTAACATGGATAAGATGGTTGCTGCTATGCGAGCTTATAAGGGCCTGTATAAAACCCTATTCTTAAGTCGAAGAGCTTTTGCAGAGCTCACTTTTCAAGGCTTGAAAGGGAAGGAGTTGATGCAAGCCTTGTGGACAGCTCACAAAGGAGATTTTATCATGGGAAGAGGGTCTGCTTTGCCCGACTGCTTTTGTGAATTTAAATTGTAA
- the LOC110659186 gene encoding glyoxylase I 4 — protein sequence MKESMENPLHLKSLNHISLLCRSVEESIDFYQNVLGFVPIRRPGSFDFDGAWLFGYGIGIHLLQSEDPKNMPKKSNINPKDNHISFQCESMGAVEKKLKDMEIKYVRAMVEEGGVHVDQLFFHDPDGFMIEICNCDSLPVIPLAGEMARTCSLVNLPTIQHNKQQIQQVVQQ from the exons ATGAAGGAGAGCATGGAAAATCCCCTCCATCTCAAGTCCTTGAATCACATCTCGCTTTTGTGCAGATCAGTTGAGGAATCCATTGATTTCTATCAGAATGTTCTTGGGTTTGTGCCAATTAGGAGGCCAGGATCTTTTGACTTTGATGGAGCTTG GCTATTTGGCTATGGAATTGGAATTCATCTATTGCAATCAGAAGATCCAAAGAACATGCCCAAGAAAAGTAATATTAATCCCAAAGACAATCATATTTCTTTCCag TGTGAAAGCATGGGGGCAGTGGAGAAGAAGCTGAAGGACATGGAAATCAAGTACGTGCGAGCCATGGTGGAGGAAGGTGGAGTCCATGTGGATCAACTCTTCTTCCATGACCCAGATGGATTCATGATTGAAATATGCAATTGTGATAGTCTGCCTGTGATTCCTCTAGCTGGAGAGATGGCACGAACGTGCTCTCTTGTGAATCTGCCTACAATACAGCATAACAAGCAGCAGATCCAGCAGGTGGTCCAGCAGTAG